From the Helianthus annuus cultivar XRQ/B chromosome 17, HanXRQr2.0-SUNRISE, whole genome shotgun sequence genome, the window GATTTAGGCAACCCTTCAACAAAATCCATCGCTATATCTTCCCATACCCCTTTAGGAATTGGGAGAGGTTGTAACATCCCAGGATAAGCCACTGTTTCTGACTTACACTGCTGACAAACTACACAATTCTTAACATAAGCTTTCACCTCTTTGTGCAGCTTTGGCCAATAAAACAGTCTAGCAATTCTGCTAGTAGTAGTATGAATGCCAGAATGCCCTCCTTGTCCTGAAGCATGCATCCACTGCAGTATTTGCTGCCTTTAGGTTGTAGAACTACCAATGACCAACTTGCTCTTCCTTCTTAATTCTCCATTGGACCAACTATAATAACAGTGAGACATAGGATTCTGTTGAATATCTTGAATGATTTTTAACAACTCCACATCATTAGACCACTCCTCTTTAATGGCTGCCCATATGTCTGTATGAACAGATGAGGCTGCTAATTGTAATATTTCCCCATGATTCACTCTTGATAATGCATCAGCCACTTTATTATCGACACCTTTTTTGTACATAATTTCAAAGTTGAATCCCATCAATTTAGATAACCACCTTTGCTGGAAAGGCGTGGAAATCTTACTATCCAACAAATATTTCAGACTATGTTGATCTGTCTTGATCACAAAGTGAGCATGAGCCAAATATGGTTGCCATTTTTGGACAACATAAATGATAGCCAATAATTCTCTCTCGTAAGTGGACAAGGACATATGTCTTGGAGATAAGGCCTTACTGATATAAGCAATAGGGTGACCTTTTTGCATTAAAACAACACCTATTCCAAAACCAGATGCATCTGTTTCTACCACAAAGGTTTCTTGAAAGTTTGGCAGAGCTAATACTGGGGGTTGACACATACTCCTCTTCAAATGTTCAAAAGCTTGTTGAGCTGCTGACGACCACTGAAAAGAGTCTTTCTTAAGCAACTGAGTTAAGGGTTTGGTGATGCTTCCATACCCTTTCacaaatcgtctataatatccagtgAGGCCCAAAAATCCCCTCAACTCCTTAATATTAGTTGGTACCGGCCACTGTTGAATTGCAGAAACCTTTGATGGATCAGTTGCAACTCCCTGTTGAGATATTATATGCCCCAAATACTCCAATTGAGTAGCTCCAAATTCACACTTGCTTTTCTTAGCAACCAACTGATGTTGCCATAATACAGATAGGACATCTTTCAAATGAGATAAATAAGTATCCCAACAAGGACTATATACTAATATATCATCAAAGAAAACCAGTACATATTTCCTCAAATATTGTTTAAAAACCTGGTTCATTAAACCTTGAAAGGTAGATGGTGCATTAGTCagcccaaaaggcatgaccaaaaactcaaaATGACCATTATGAGTTTTAAATGTTGTTTTATGGATGTCTGCATCATCCATTCTGATCTGATGGTACCCAAACTTGAGATCCAATTTAGAGAAAAATTTTGTACCATATAATTCATCCATCAAATCTTCCACCAATGGAATAGGAAACCTGTCAGGAATTGTAGCCTGATTCAGTTtcctataatctatacacatcctccATGTACCATCTTTTTTCTTGACTAGAACCACTGGTGAAGCAAAAGAACTGGTACTGGACCGAATTACCCCTTGTTCTAACAAATCATTAGTCATTTTTTCTATCACATCCTTTTGCACCACAGGATATCTATAAGGCCTAAAATTCACCCCATCAGTTCCTTGTTTCAATGGAATTCTGTGATCATACTTGCCCCTAGATGGTGGTAGAGACTTTAAATCTTGGAAGACATCCCTGAAATCCTCCAATAGCCTTTGTAACTGGTGCTGTTGCTCCTTAGACTGCTGAGTTTTCTGTAGTACCATTGAAGTACTTGTATTGCACCCTTCAATAGCATATACCTGTACCATAGACAATTCAGCCCTCTGCAGTTCCATTTTCTTCAAACTCCCCTTATTAAGTTGAGAAAACTTCTTTCCATACTGCCCTCTCAAAACTACCTTCTGACCATTAAACTTGAAAGCAATAGTTCTGTCATTATAATTCATTTTAATACTTCCCAGCTTTGTAAACCATTGTACCCCTAAAACCATATCACAATCTCCCAAAGGCATTACATACACATCAGCTGTGAATTGAATTCCTTGCATAATCCAGCAGAACCCTTTTACCATCTGATCACAAACTTCTTCATGACCATTTGCTATTTTGACTAACATAGCCAGACCTTTAACCATCCTACACCCCAACTGTTTGGCTAATGCCATATCCAAAAAATTATGTGAGCTCCCCGTATCCATTAACAATTGCAATTCATATTTCCCAAAATGACCAGTGACCCTAATAGATTTATACCTATCATTTCCTTCCACTGCATTTACTGAGATTTGAGCACACTCCATCTCAACTTCATTCTCTTCATCTCCATCCTCTTCTTCTAGCCATTCAACCTCTATGTGATACAGCTGAGGTTTCTTATTACCCCTGCATATATGTTCTTGTGAATACTTCTCATCACAATTGAAACATGAGCCCTTAGACCTTCTTTCATCCATTTCACTTTTAGTTAAGGTCTTCCTAAACACATTCCTTTTAGGATCCAAACCCACTGACTTACTAAATGGAACTGGTTGTTTATTGTTACTTGGGTTAGGTAAGATGGGTGGTTTGAAACCAACCCTTCCCTTCTTAGCTTTAATAGTGGCTTCTTGTAGTTTAGCCACACAAAAGGCTTCTTGAATATTCTTAGGATTGAATATTCTTACCTGCAATTGTATCTCCTCTTCTAATCCTGCCATGAAGCAAATTAAAGCATACTCCATTGGCAATTGAAGCCTACTAATAATTGCATCAAACTTGTCATGATACTCTTGAACAGAACTGATTTGTTTCAAGTTCTTAAGATCAGTCATAGGGTCATCAAACAGCTTTCCAAATCTGACCTTCAAAGCTTCTATCAATTCCACCCAAGTCAAAACTTCTCCTTCAATTCTTTGTCCAGTAAAAGATTGATACCATTGTAATGCTTTTTCCTCAAAATGAATGGCTGCCAGTCTGACCTTTGTTGCATCAGACACTCTATCCAACTGAAAGAATTGTTCCACCTTAAACAACCATGAAGTTAAATCATCAGCTTTAAACCGAGGAAATTCAATTTTGGTCAATCTTGCTGCAAAATTGAATCCTTCTTCTTCATGTTGCGGACCCTGTCTTTGGTAATCTCTGCCATGGCTTTGGTTATTGACTATTTGAGTCAACTGTAAGGATAATCCAGTCACCATGTTCCTTACTTCTTCTAATTCTTTTGTGTTTTCTTTGATCCGAGTGTTCATCTGCTGACTGCTTTCAGCATCATCGGTATCATTATGGCCATGTCTCTTTGTCATCTTTGAAAATGGAATTGATCTGAACAAGGATCAATTGGAAAATGAATTGAACGAACAACAATTGAAGGAATTCGATCGAAACAATGACCGAATTCAAGAATCGAAATTGAACGCAACAAATTCCCCAATTGACTGATTAGGGTTCAAAATTGAATTGAATCGAGAGTGTCCAAGGATagacagctctgataccaatgataAGGATTGAAATTGAATGAACTTGAGATTGATTAACAATGGTCAAGTCCTATTAACGCTCAGGGAACTTAATGATTGAATAAGCTCCGAAAGTTCGTTAATGGTGGTTAAGAGAGAATTAAGGAGGGAAACTGATTATTATTTCACAAGATACCCTATACTATTACAACTATTACTATTTATAACCCCACCCCAACAACCCTACAACTGTCAGCTAACAATCTTTGTAACCGTTCAACTAACTAACAACCCCTGTTGTAACCACCCACTACTAACAACCCCTGTTGCTAACCTCTGTTACTAATACCCTCTGCTACTGATCCACTGTTAACTAATCACTGCTACTAATCCACTATTATTAGTAACCCCAGTTGTACATTTATCCACTGATAACATCTCTATCCACTGCCCTTTAGCCCACTGATCATTTATCCGTATCATGGAGTGGGCCCATATATTTACCATTAGTCGTATACAAACTGATATGGTGGTGGTAAAGGGTATAGTCAAGGCGGTGATGAATCGGTATTCTGAGTTTTGACCGTGGGTTTTGCTGGCGACAGGAGCAGATCTATGTACAGGGTTCCGGGTTCATCCGAACCCGTTGTGTTTTGAATTTTAGTTGAGTTGCTATCTAAAATATGGAGTGGGCCCATAAATAAAATATGGGATAAGCTAACAATGATGAAGAAGTCCGGTGGTCAAGGCTTTGGTttttaagagcattcacatccataccatcaaattatgtgtgtagagtttttataatataaaaagtataaaaagtggttgttaGTAGAGGAGGGAGAAAAtatcatctgtatatttggggggacactgttcatcccctataattttttaatatattttgaaagtggttgtgagtggaggagagagaaaaagtaatgataaaagtataaaaaaatatttaattgaaacgaagagagaaaatgtagtgttttttagtgtaatttagggtgaaaacaAGGCCGTCTTTGAGGGGGTGTGGCGTGGGCGACGGCACGGGGCCCAAATCCTTCGGGGGcccaaactttttaaattttgtatAGAATTTACGTTGTATAAgctagaatatatatatatatatatatatactgaaGCAAAAAATGACACAGACAAGCTCTGGTTGGGGTGGTTATTGCCTTGCTTAGACAACAAGGAGACAATGGTTCTAATCCTGGTGTCTCCAAATTTTCTATTTTAGCttcattttttagtttttttagctgTATATGACATTTAATGGCTAATTTTGTCAACTATATCTTttctttaattaataaattactaACTACGCTTAGCTAGAAATAACTATTTAAATTAGTTTCACGTAAATTTTAGTGATTAAATAATTGATGACTTTATAATACATGGAAATTTGCGAATAGGGCCCAAAATTTTTATCTAACACAGggtccaattttttttttttttttttttattattttcgaagACGGCCTTAGGTGAAAATATAATAGAATGGATATGAATGCTCTAAACATGCTGTTCCTTGTTCGATCCTTGTTACCGACTCTTTTTTAGAACTGCTACACCCAAACAAACCCGTtatgatctctctctctctcttttattCTACCTAAACAATGCCCGTTGGCTTTTAGGGTCTTTTGGTTGGCTAATATTGGTAAATGATAAACAAATGGAAAGGGTTTGCTCTATTATGTTTTCTTGGTAATGGaatgaaacttttttttttattatatataaagaCCATATGTGTATTTATGGGTTCTAATAACGTGTTTGGTTGGTTTGTAAGATAACATGAGTCTAATGACtgatgtttttatttatttattgttgtatcatattttattatgttttattatGTCATGAACCTTATCCGATCCGAACCCTCAAACTGATCTGAAATTTTAGTGTCCGGTCATATGAAATTGGATCATTTAAATACAGTGAATCCACTGAAAATCCTGAATTCATCACTAGCTCAATGTGGAGTTCGGGGAAGGGTTGGGGGAGGTCCGACCCTGTGGGAACACCACCCCCCGATTTTAGGGAACTTTTTTTCCTTAGCTCTTGGAGACCCTTCACCGGATTACGGGAAAGTGGGGaggagtttgtttgtttgtttttttttttttaaggtttttgtgtgtgttttgcaagggtttttttttcatttataaattatataaatatatatatttttttattttaaatatttgaTAACTTGGTTGGTGTAATAATTTTAATTAGGTTGGCCGAATAATTTTAGTTAGGTTTGTGtaatttatgtaatttgttttatatattttatgtGATTGATTAGAattctttttatttgttttaaagtTTTAATTGATTTAAAATAATTTGGTTTTGGGGAAAAGTGGGACGACAACGCGCATTCTGGGAAAATTCAAGGAAAAGTAGAAAAAAACTGATGTGGCGCTAATGTGTCACACGGAAAAGTCTGGAGAAAACTGAGACACCACATAGCCTAAAAATGTAAGAgtataaagataaaaattactttaaaaatagaaaaagaaatatatatatatatatatacgagtTGACGTTAACCCGCGCGTTGTAGCGGGTTATTGATTATGTACGCATTACGTATTGATCATGGCTTTTTATAGATCCGACCCAATATAATAGTCTGATCAATTTTgaaagttttgtaaaacaatcAGCCCACTCCTATTAACAAATCCAGTTAAtctaaaattaattaatttgaaATGGCCATGCATACATTTTGTTTAAGATGAAAATAGATCATGTTTTTTTTATGTACCTGTGTTGTGTTCGATGGTGGAGGAGGAAGGCATGTAAGCATCATGAATTTATGGCATTCTTTCTGCTTTAAGTAAGTTTGTAATGttagaaaaaataaataattacaaTTCTCATTCTTATATCTCAAATCCACATTGAAGAGCTGACGTGCAAAAGTAAAGGAGGTAAACTATAGTGGCAGAAAATCAAAAGTTACAAAAGTAGCTGGCACAAACCCCTCTTGtaatttgatatatataataattttacTTCCTAGAATCAAGAAACACAACAATTACACATTTACATGATGAATTTAACGTTGAATGAATCGAACATTCGAACCAACAGTTACAGTTTTGCATCCGGTATTTATAATTGTTTATAATTGTTGGAATTTTGGCGAAGCAGTGCATTCACAAACAGAATCAACGCAACCCTTGAGCGAATATTGGTGAAGCGttgtgatgcgtgtgtagtgtaatatatttttaatgtataattaagccctttttacacctttagccaagttttaaatttataaaacacgatatttactaacactaaacacacatatgggcaagtgcacccatcgtggacgtagtatagtgttggtaagataccgaggtcgtccaaggacacaagagcttttaataccggtttatcctcaacgtctaatcaaatcaaaaagtgaaaaaatgtttttaaactaagaaaataaaaactaactaaataaaataaaaacagatagacaagatgaatcacttggatccgactcgtgtattagtataacatttgattattttcgcacttttgcacttgtttaagagattatcttagttattgtagtaggcccctcttttgaaggcgacgttaccctcaacccagtagtttgagtcagcaaggatacaatcctaaagggtcggattattggaagataatgaattaagttattaatgcaaattatggtaggccccgcttttggcggtgacgttaccctcggctaagtagtctgagtcagcagggatacagtcctaaatagccgggttatagtattaatagtagttaacttatgagggggtcaaagagtttggatccctgccatccaatacctatgggcattgaaggagatcctactaaatttgacccaggtcccaagcaggacctctaaacgctgaacaaggacaagacccttaccaaactgttcccttaacccccgaccaggtagccaacatacctccatatagaccgtggagatatgaatggtgaaaatcttttattttatatagacagtaaaataatgccaagacaccacggacaaacgataaggaaagatcaccttcaacataagcaactagttattaaagtcattaatacaaaaccaaataaaaagtgcaaaagattaaaaataaaaagtattatactaaacacttgtcttcaccaagtgatgtaagagacttaggcaaacatggccttgattgtcaagaactcttacgatcaatcttggatcccgagacgactcacacactctacgatggacaatggatgatggtggtggatgatggtgttatggtggtggtgggtggtggatggagtgtgagggaggtggtgtgccaagggatgagatggaatgaaaccaagc encodes:
- the LOC110924592 gene encoding uncharacterized protein LOC110924592, with translation MTKRHGHNDTDDAESSQQMNTRIKENTKELEEVRNMVTGLSLQLTQIVNNQSHGRDYQRQGPQHEEEGFNFAARLTKIEFPRFKADDLTSWLFKVEQFFQLDRVSDATKVRLAAIHFEEKALQWYQSFTGQRIEGEVLTWVELIEALKVRFGKLFDDPMTDLKNLKQISSVQEYHDKFDAIISRLQLPMEYALICFMAGLEEEIQLQVRIFNPKNIQEAFCVAKLQEATIKAKKGRVGFKPPILPNPSNNKQPVPFSKSVGLDPKRNVFRKTLTKSEMDERRSKGSCFNCDEKYSQEHICRGNKKPQLYHIEVEWLEEEDGDEENEVEMECAQISVNAVEGNDRYKSIRVTGHFGKYELQLLMDTGSSHNFLDMALAKQLGCRMVKGLAMLVKIANGHEEVCDQMVKGFCWIMQGIQFTADVYVMPLGDCDMVLGVQWFTKLGSIKMNYNDRTIAFKFNGQKVVLRGQYGKKFSQLNKGSLKKMELQRAELSMVQVYAIEGCNTSTSMVLQKTQQSKEQQHQLQRLLEDFRDVFQDLKSLPPSRGKYDHRIPLKQGTDGVNFRPYRYPVVQKDVIEKMTNDLLEQGVIRSSTSSFASPVVLVKKKDGTWRMCIDYRKLNQATIPDRFPIPLVEDLMDELYGTKFFSKLDLKFGYHQIRMDDADIHKTTFKTHNGHFEFLVMPFGLTNAPSTFQGLMNQVFKQYLRKYVLVFFDDILVYSPCWDTYLSHLKDVLSVLWQHQLVAKKSKCEFGATQLEYLGHIISQQGVATDPSKVSAIQQWPVPTNIKELRGFLGLTGYYRRFVKGYGSITKPLTQLLKKDSFQWSSAAQQAFEHLKRSMCQPPVLALPNFQETFVVETDASGFGIGVVLMQKGHPIAYISKALSPRHMSLSTYERELLAIIYVVQKWQPYLAHAHFVIKTDQHSLKYLLDSKISTPFQQRWLSKLMGFNFEIMYKKGVDNKVADALSRVNHGEILQLAASSVHTDIWAAIKEEWSNDVELLKIIQDIQQNPMSHCYYSWSNGELRRKSKLVIGSSTT